In Epinephelus lanceolatus isolate andai-2023 chromosome 13, ASM4190304v1, whole genome shotgun sequence, the following are encoded in one genomic region:
- the LOC117271062 gene encoding uncharacterized protein LOC117271062: MLKAQEKSGGQTGTEILLEAMSKDKVHLARFVLDALDGEIVDSKTKSAQTPLISSILLPDSQTRCKFVELLLHRGANVNCQDGSGRTALSYACEKGYLDAAKILVRNNADPEIVDAWGNTALMYAAVAGHSPVVEFLVRAFKRLGLQIDRQNKVGNSAVEVAKFLGHTECISALTNTSRRGREAEGSAQGCGDVNDKFERKVGHLVNKLEVLQTCDHADCQLMQNCSWQPRPRIKQSRLSSMDSIEEFERENDDSSSPPPELVFSQVLTPKPPQHSPNSKHAKTGERLTTSDDHLPPLKQSCEASKSMFFSPRPGRNTRKPSAPSALGILLAPILTNKSETDPGAEKSKMLDFGTRRFYDNYYQKRCSLPTSILSPTPPDRTLVPARKSKTIRRRDASPCKAEPPLFTAPTAAPSNSTFSVLSNKLLRRFTSPEIKKDAKELESNQLFTSGRIPRSETFPQDMKHPQVGSKPSIDSISNVKCEFDTQFKIPNS; encoded by the coding sequence ATGCTGAAGGCTCAGGAGAAGTCCGGAGGGCAAACAGGCACTGAGATCCTCCTGGAGGCGATGTCCAAAGATAAAGTCCACCTGGCCAGGTTCGTCCTGGACGCGCTAGATGGAGAAATTGTGGACTCCAAAACAAAGAGCGCACAGACGCCCCTCATCTCCTCCATCCTGCTGCCTGACAGTCAGACTCGGTGTAAGTTTGTAGAGCTCCTGCTGCACAGAGGAGCCAATGTCAACTGTCAGGACGGCAGCGGGCGCACTGCGCTCAGCTACGCCTGTGAGAAAGGCTACCTGGATGCTGCGAAGATCCTGGTCCGAAACAATGCAGACCCGGAGATTGTGGACGCCTGGGGGAACACCGCGCTAATGTACGCCGCAGTCGCAGGTCACTCACCTGTGGTGGAGTTTTTGGTGAGAGCTTTCAAGAGGCTGGGTCTTCAGATAGACAGGCAGAATAAAGTTGGAAACTCTGCTGTGGAAGTGGCGAAGTTTCTCGGCCACACAGAGTGCATCTCTGCGCTGACCAACACCTCCAGGAGGGGCCGTGAGGCTGAGGGAAGCGCGCAGGGATGTGGCGATGTAAACGACAAGTTTGAGAGGAAAGTTGGACACTTAGTGAATAAACTCGAGGTGCTTCAGACGTGTGATCACGCAGATTGTCAGTTGATGCAAAACTGCTCTTGGCAACCAAGGCCTCGGATAAAACAGAGCCGGCTGTCATCGATGGACTCTATAGaggagtttgaaagagagaatgACGACTCATCTTCGCCTCCACCGGAGCTGGTCTTCTCACAAGTCCTAACCCCTAAACCCCCTCAACATTCTCCCAACTCTAAGCATGCTAAAACCGGGGAAAGGCTGACCACCTCTGATGATCACCTCCCTCCTCTTAAACAGAGCTGCGAGGCGTCAAAATCTATGTTCTTCTCCCCCCGGCCCGGCAGAAACACCCGCAAACCCAGCGCGCCCTCAGCTCTGGGCATCTTACTGGCTCCCATTCTTACCAACAAAAGTGAGACTGATCCAGGGGcagaaaaatcaaaaatgctGGACTTCGGTACGCGCAGATTTTACGACAACTACTATCAGAAGAGATGCAGTCTACCAACCAGTATCCTCAGCCCCACACCTCCGGACCGCACGCTGGTGCCCGCGCGTAAATCCAAAACCATCAGGAGGCGCGATGCGTCTCCCTGCAAGGCTGAGCCTCCTCTGTTCACCGCACCCACCGCCGCTCCTTCAAACAGCACCTTCTCGGTGTTGAGCAACAAACTCTTACGCCGATTCACCTCCCCGGAGATTAAGAAGGACGCGAAAGAGTTGGAGAGCAATCAGCTGTTCACGTCAGGACGCATTCCGCGGTCAGAAACTTTTCCTCAGGACATGAAACATCCGCAGGTGGGCAGTAAACCCAGCATCGACAGCATCAGCAACGTCAAGTGTGAGTTTGACACTCAGTTTAAAATTCCAAACTCTTAG